Proteins co-encoded in one Novipirellula artificiosorum genomic window:
- a CDS encoding Gfo/Idh/MocA family protein → MTVGIGIIGCGMIAGFHSKAIADAEGARLVGCVDRRMDLATAFAEKNNIKAYETLDAMLADPEIDAVSICTPSGVHMDPAVAAAEAGKHVFVEKPLEITTERCDKIIAACEKSDVRLAVTFQSRFHESSQLVKKAIEEGRFGTITMGDAYVKWFRTQEYYDSGAWRGTWALDGGGALMNQAIHSVDLLVWLMGDVQEINAMTATATHERIEVEDVAVATLRFANGALGVIEATTTAFPGSLKRIEISGSKGTAIIEEEDIKMWQFAVETEKDEEIRRTMIGKTETGGGAADPSAIGHHGHTLLFEEFVAAINEKRAPMIDGHEGRRSVQVIEAIYESAKGAQIIALQ, encoded by the coding sequence ATGACAGTTGGAATTGGCATTATTGGTTGCGGCATGATCGCCGGTTTTCATTCCAAAGCGATCGCGGATGCCGAAGGCGCCCGTTTGGTCGGCTGCGTCGACCGTAGGATGGACCTGGCGACTGCGTTCGCTGAAAAGAACAACATCAAGGCTTACGAGACCCTCGACGCGATGTTGGCCGATCCCGAAATCGATGCCGTTTCCATCTGCACGCCAAGTGGAGTCCATATGGATCCGGCGGTTGCGGCAGCCGAGGCCGGGAAGCACGTGTTCGTAGAAAAACCGCTCGAGATCACAACCGAGCGCTGCGACAAAATCATCGCTGCCTGTGAAAAATCGGATGTTCGGTTAGCGGTGACGTTTCAGAGTCGCTTTCACGAATCAAGTCAGTTGGTCAAAAAAGCGATCGAAGAAGGTCGCTTTGGGACGATCACGATGGGCGATGCCTACGTCAAATGGTTTCGTACCCAAGAGTATTACGATAGCGGCGCTTGGCGCGGGACGTGGGCGCTTGATGGTGGCGGAGCGCTGATGAATCAAGCGATCCACAGTGTCGATTTGTTGGTTTGGTTGATGGGCGATGTCCAGGAAATCAACGCGATGACCGCCACCGCGACTCACGAACGGATCGAAGTGGAAGATGTTGCCGTGGCAACGTTGCGGTTCGCGAACGGGGCTCTCGGCGTGATTGAAGCGACCACCACCGCCTTTCCTGGATCACTCAAACGAATCGAGATCAGCGGTAGCAAGGGGACAGCGATCATTGAAGAGGAAGACATCAAGATGTGGCAGTTTGCAGTCGAAACCGAAAAGGACGAAGAGATTCGTCGCACCATGATTGGGAAAACCGAAACGGGCGGTGGCGCAGCGGACCCCTCGGCAATCGGACACCATGGTCACACGCTTTTGTTTGAGGAATTTGTCGCCGCGATCAATGAAAAACGTGCCCCGATGATCGACGGACACGAAGGTCGACGAAGTGTTCAAGTGATCGAAGCCATCTATGAGAGCGCAAAGGGCGCCCAAATCATTGCATTGCAGTAG
- a CDS encoding methyltransferase, with amino-acid sequence MRIFQRLLAFVFVCPLGCSPNYRDDLDYSYEVVQTWPNEDIHFGEIVQFAGVPFEPDDTAKLRKMIVDDAIVSNRDVLQIGIETGLLAVLCLQNDAGQVVAIDANPAAVENTRYNAATLSSEDKLDVRQIPADAVSPFSVIKPGEKFDLILCNLPWIPSEEGKRSSEAVQDAILDELPNHLSAGGKCLFVYGNQTAIERLQGESEQRNLACKQLDDRTLDSLDQEFRPGMLLELRLALPTPKVSDADTIESSSE; translated from the coding sequence ATGCGGATATTCCAACGCCTGCTTGCCTTCGTCTTCGTCTGCCCACTCGGATGTTCACCGAACTACCGAGACGATCTCGACTACTCCTACGAGGTGGTGCAAACATGGCCGAACGAAGACATCCACTTCGGCGAGATCGTGCAATTTGCTGGCGTTCCTTTTGAACCCGACGATACGGCAAAACTGCGCAAGATGATTGTCGATGATGCGATCGTCAGCAACCGTGACGTGCTGCAGATTGGTATCGAGACAGGGTTGCTTGCCGTTCTGTGCTTGCAAAACGATGCGGGACAAGTCGTTGCGATCGACGCGAATCCCGCTGCCGTCGAGAACACGCGATACAATGCTGCAACGCTCTCGAGCGAAGACAAACTCGACGTCCGACAGATTCCTGCAGATGCCGTCTCCCCCTTCTCGGTGATCAAACCAGGCGAGAAGTTTGACCTGATCCTCTGCAATCTGCCTTGGATCCCGAGTGAGGAAGGCAAGCGATCTTCGGAGGCGGTTCAAGATGCGATCCTTGATGAACTCCCCAATCATCTCAGCGCCGGCGGGAAGTGTCTTTTCGTTTACGGAAACCAAACCGCGATTGAGCGTCTGCAAGGCGAATCGGAACAACGGAACCTTGCATGCAAGCAACTCGACGATCGCACGCTCGATTCCCTTGATCAAGAATTCCGACCGGGAATGTTGCTCGAATTACGCTTAGCATTACCGACACCGAAGGTTTCCGACGCGGATACCATCGAATCATCGTCCGAATGA
- a CDS encoding GxGYxYP domain-containing protein codes for MTQPKTTVTSLFLSLMIVGVAIAKDRSPQSVHLFDAKSLRGLDLSQTENANRVWDTLHAFAALQGIVNRDEPRLYLSYCREFGVDTDRFWLNWLRHDDGWLGNRSVVAIDSLAKAVETFRSQIDGVVVYDPAVPATSNVASTAAGCEKLIPVRFSRDPDSLYVQLTTTLGLPVKLWLIHPDGSSMFASKAEAYRWAIREFIESGKCDPLFSAYYVDAFWLTRPSQATRDMHTLTNHDYFVSHRAFFFDLSPWGDEAPVDEPSQPMGLDKQVLIEVLSALQLAAPKSILKIGGFPPWPFKYTTHGGAGKHGGVPTEWEFTRLISQYNAYHEADAAAPGAMANASFFAHYPLRESYPQPNARPTARDWQRAGYIGDDGKVAAKLFVGHYVGDYDSPAWLYKAVPAFFSDPQRGQVPLAWAFDPNLSDRAPQAMVYAYQHATHNDFFVAGDSGAGYLNPRALSQRPDSMLPSGLAFWRDHNRTFFKRWGMTITGFVLDGAAGGSTELEFQAYRDFSPDGCGCHHGWPAPPTIISGVPVCPHRDLPSSAADAAALIAAEANKVNKGPRFLWGRSILKPPSWYAEVSKRVEDDYPEADVEVVDPYTFFGLAKRDAESRSAP; via the coding sequence ATGACTCAGCCCAAAACGACGGTCACGAGCCTGTTTCTTTCGCTCATGATCGTCGGCGTCGCGATCGCCAAGGACCGCAGCCCCCAAAGCGTCCATCTTTTTGATGCGAAATCGTTGCGCGGGTTGGATTTGTCACAGACCGAGAACGCGAATCGAGTGTGGGACACGCTTCACGCCTTCGCTGCGTTGCAAGGCATCGTCAATCGCGACGAGCCCCGGTTGTATCTCAGCTACTGCCGCGAGTTCGGCGTCGACACCGACCGGTTCTGGTTGAATTGGTTGCGACACGACGATGGTTGGTTAGGCAACCGTTCTGTTGTCGCAATCGACTCGCTTGCCAAGGCCGTGGAGACATTTCGCAGCCAGATCGACGGGGTTGTCGTTTACGACCCTGCGGTTCCAGCAACTTCCAACGTTGCGTCCACGGCTGCGGGGTGCGAGAAGCTGATCCCGGTCCGATTTAGCCGCGACCCCGATTCGCTGTATGTGCAATTGACGACAACACTCGGTCTGCCGGTGAAGTTGTGGCTGATCCATCCGGATGGCTCGTCGATGTTTGCCAGCAAGGCCGAAGCGTATCGATGGGCGATTCGCGAGTTCATCGAGTCGGGGAAATGCGATCCCCTCTTCAGTGCTTACTACGTCGATGCCTTCTGGTTAACACGCCCGAGCCAAGCGACTCGCGACATGCACACGTTGACCAACCACGATTATTTTGTTTCGCATCGTGCGTTCTTTTTCGACTTGTCCCCCTGGGGCGATGAAGCCCCGGTCGATGAGCCATCGCAACCGATGGGGCTCGATAAACAGGTCTTAATCGAAGTGCTTTCTGCGCTACAGTTGGCCGCTCCAAAAAGCATCCTCAAGATAGGAGGATTTCCTCCTTGGCCGTTTAAGTACACGACACACGGCGGTGCAGGAAAGCACGGCGGTGTGCCTACGGAATGGGAATTCACACGATTGATTTCTCAGTACAACGCTTACCACGAAGCCGACGCCGCCGCTCCGGGCGCGATGGCGAATGCGTCGTTCTTTGCTCACTATCCGCTGCGCGAGTCTTACCCTCAGCCGAACGCCCGGCCAACGGCCCGCGACTGGCAACGCGCGGGGTACATCGGCGACGATGGCAAGGTGGCGGCGAAGTTATTCGTCGGGCACTACGTGGGCGACTACGACTCACCAGCATGGTTGTATAAGGCCGTCCCTGCCTTTTTTTCGGACCCACAACGAGGCCAAGTTCCCTTGGCATGGGCCTTCGATCCCAACCTTTCCGATCGCGCGCCACAAGCGATGGTGTATGCGTACCAACATGCAACGCACAACGACTTCTTTGTTGCTGGTGATTCGGGTGCGGGATACCTGAATCCGCGGGCACTCAGCCAACGGCCCGACTCCATGCTGCCGTCGGGTCTAGCATTTTGGCGTGACCACAACCGCACATTCTTTAAACGCTGGGGGATGACGATCACCGGTTTTGTTTTGGATGGGGCCGCAGGCGGTTCGACGGAATTGGAATTCCAAGCCTACCGCGACTTCAGTCCCGATGGGTGTGGGTGTCATCATGGTTGGCCAGCGCCACCGACGATCATCTCGGGTGTCCCCGTTTGTCCGCATCGCGACTTGCCAAGCTCCGCCGCGGATGCAGCCGCCTTGATCGCTGCAGAGGCCAACAAGGTCAACAAGGGACCGCGATTTCTTTGGGGGCGAAGTATTTTGAAGCCGCCCAGCTGGTACGCCGAAGTATCAAAGCGAGTGGAGGATGACTACCCCGAGGCCGATGTGGAAGTTGTCGACCCCTACACCTTCTTTGGACTTGCGAAAAGGGACGCCGAGTCGAGAAGCGCCCCTTGA
- a CDS encoding HzsA-related protein has protein sequence MKLPTVLRSLTLAVLCFPIPLGAEQTSMPAVPLDELVRDWVMQDFGLQDDKCFCSDSDGTIEAAMVRRVLDELQGSVDPLRRRLREYQQQGVSASDPRWKSLYVDACSKRREQRLQIVIAKAPRIVYTRHHNLGGSHYAYTEAQSDGQAERNFRPGAALCIVDVDAGLGRVRTLLEDPQGVIRDPDVSHDGQRVLFAWKKSDRLDDYHLYEFDLETEHVRQLTFGLGFADYEGIYLPDGNVLLNSTRCVQTVDCWWTEVSNLYTCDLSGHNLRRISFDQVHTNYPQLLEDGRVIYTRWDYNDRGQVFPQPLFQMNADGTNQTEFYGNNSWFPTTVLHARGIPGTQKLVAVLSGHHSDQRGKLAIIDPSKGTQEAEGVQLIAPVRETKAVRIDSYGQEGDQFQYPFALSETDFLVTYDPIGSGNHRYNRPYGVYWMSADGRRELLAWNSELSSNQSVPLQARPPQRIRPNEVDYRKDEGVYYLKDIYAGPGLKGIPRGTVKRLRVVALEFRAAGIGANGNQGPAGGALVSTPVAISNGSWDVKRVLGEANVYEDGSACYRVPARTPVYFQALNEKGHVVQTMRTWSTLQPGEVLSCVGCHESKSEAASSTGGSSSAQLAGPQDLDPFYGPARGFSFNHEIQPILDRHCVRCHNDRQTLWSSIDPTREIANADPLTLNGTSFPSEGNTETSILAFSLLSDSTIDAQAKRYFSDGYLALTHAVMGTRRGGLAGTPNAWVNWIDIQSSPVMLPPYHAGAANSRLFDLLEQGHYEVELTREELEKMACWIDLLVPYCGDYTEANAWSDAEQQKYSHFASKRQWMADQVDRNVAALLGNEPTVVAKPNNTYRNLAIHSRASDHPKQSASQDPDKQQNVWWQMHFGKQVTTDRISLFLPTDAARETQGYTATLEFSDGSRERIRIAKTAERQDFTFAPRTMTSLQITTLSPAPLPGWPGFNDIEIWGRDAEDVPPSWKARNP, from the coding sequence GTGAAGCTGCCAACGGTCCTTCGATCCCTCACGCTCGCCGTGCTGTGTTTTCCGATCCCCCTTGGTGCGGAGCAGACAAGCATGCCGGCCGTTCCGTTGGACGAACTTGTTCGTGACTGGGTGATGCAGGATTTCGGCCTGCAAGACGACAAGTGCTTTTGTAGCGACAGCGATGGCACGATCGAGGCGGCAATGGTTCGACGTGTTCTTGACGAGCTACAAGGGTCGGTCGATCCGTTGCGACGGCGGTTGCGGGAGTATCAACAACAAGGTGTCTCCGCCTCCGACCCGCGATGGAAATCGCTGTACGTCGATGCCTGTAGCAAACGACGTGAACAACGATTGCAGATTGTGATCGCAAAGGCACCGAGAATCGTCTACACTCGCCATCACAACCTCGGTGGGTCACACTATGCGTACACCGAGGCTCAATCGGACGGGCAAGCCGAACGCAACTTTCGGCCCGGCGCCGCCTTGTGCATCGTCGATGTCGACGCCGGCCTTGGAAGGGTTCGTACGCTCCTTGAGGACCCACAGGGAGTGATTCGCGATCCTGATGTATCTCACGATGGTCAGCGAGTCCTGTTCGCCTGGAAAAAATCGGATCGCTTGGATGATTATCATCTCTATGAGTTCGACCTCGAAACCGAACACGTGCGACAACTGACCTTTGGCTTGGGGTTTGCCGACTACGAAGGCATCTACCTTCCTGATGGGAATGTCTTGCTCAATTCCACTCGCTGCGTGCAGACGGTCGACTGCTGGTGGACCGAAGTGTCAAATCTTTACACCTGCGATCTCAGCGGCCACAATCTGCGCCGCATCAGCTTTGACCAGGTGCATACGAACTATCCGCAACTGCTTGAAGATGGCCGAGTCATTTACACTCGCTGGGACTACAACGACCGCGGACAAGTCTTTCCCCAACCGCTATTTCAAATGAATGCGGACGGCACGAATCAAACTGAGTTTTATGGAAATAACTCGTGGTTTCCGACGACGGTCTTGCATGCTCGTGGCATTCCCGGCACACAGAAATTGGTTGCGGTCTTGTCGGGGCATCACTCGGATCAGCGAGGCAAACTGGCGATCATCGATCCGAGCAAAGGGACGCAAGAGGCCGAGGGTGTTCAGTTGATTGCACCGGTGAGAGAAACGAAGGCCGTCCGTATTGATTCGTATGGTCAAGAAGGCGATCAATTTCAATATCCGTTTGCACTAAGCGAAACCGATTTCTTAGTCACCTACGATCCGATTGGAAGCGGCAATCATCGCTACAACCGACCCTATGGCGTGTATTGGATGTCAGCCGATGGTCGCCGCGAACTGCTGGCGTGGAATTCGGAGCTTTCCAGCAATCAATCGGTACCGTTGCAAGCGAGGCCACCGCAGCGCATTCGACCAAACGAAGTGGACTATCGAAAAGACGAAGGCGTCTACTACTTGAAAGACATTTATGCGGGGCCAGGGTTGAAGGGAATTCCACGAGGCACGGTGAAGCGTTTGCGAGTCGTGGCGTTGGAATTTCGTGCGGCCGGCATTGGTGCCAACGGCAACCAGGGACCAGCCGGTGGTGCGTTGGTCAGCACGCCCGTCGCCATCAGCAACGGTAGCTGGGACGTCAAGCGAGTCTTGGGGGAGGCGAATGTCTATGAGGACGGATCGGCGTGTTACCGAGTGCCTGCGCGAACGCCCGTTTACTTTCAGGCTTTGAACGAAAAAGGGCACGTGGTTCAAACGATGCGAACATGGTCAACGCTGCAACCGGGCGAGGTCTTGTCGTGCGTCGGGTGCCATGAATCGAAAAGCGAGGCTGCGAGTAGTACAGGTGGCAGCTCGAGTGCACAATTGGCTGGGCCGCAGGACCTCGATCCGTTTTACGGACCCGCACGTGGGTTTAGTTTCAATCATGAAATCCAGCCCATTTTGGATCGCCATTGTGTTCGCTGTCACAACGATCGTCAGACGCTTTGGTCCTCCATTGATCCAACACGAGAAATTGCCAATGCTGACCCGTTGACGTTGAATGGAACAAGTTTTCCGAGTGAGGGGAATACCGAAACATCCATTCTCGCATTCAGTCTGTTGAGTGATTCGACGATTGATGCTCAAGCGAAACGATACTTCAGCGATGGGTATTTGGCGTTGACCCACGCAGTAATGGGGACCCGTCGCGGCGGCTTGGCTGGAACGCCCAATGCATGGGTCAATTGGATTGACATTCAATCTTCGCCTGTCATGTTGCCACCGTATCATGCGGGAGCGGCCAACAGCCGACTGTTCGATTTGCTCGAGCAAGGGCATTACGAAGTCGAACTAACCCGTGAGGAACTTGAGAAAATGGCATGCTGGATTGATTTGCTTGTTCCCTACTGCGGCGACTACACCGAAGCGAACGCATGGAGCGATGCGGAGCAACAGAAGTATTCGCATTTCGCATCGAAGCGTCAATGGATGGCTGACCAAGTCGATCGCAATGTAGCCGCATTACTTGGCAATGAGCCGACAGTCGTTGCCAAGCCAAACAACACCTATCGAAACCTTGCGATCCACTCGCGAGCTTCCGATCATCCTAAGCAATCTGCTTCCCAGGACCCAGACAAGCAACAGAACGTGTGGTGGCAAATGCACTTCGGCAAGCAGGTCACGACAGATCGAATTTCGTTATTCCTCCCCACGGATGCTGCGCGCGAGACGCAGGGGTACACCGCTACGCTTGAGTTCTCCGATGGCAGTCGTGAGCGGATCCGGATTGCCAAGACCGCCGAACGCCAGGACTTTACGTTTGCTCCACGCACGATGACATCGCTGCAAATCACGACTTTGTCTCCAGCCCCACTGCCGGGCTGGCCCGGTTTCAACGACATCGAGATTTGGGGACGCGACGCTGAGGACGTGCCGCCTTCATGGAAGGCGCGCAACCCGTAG
- the gcvP gene encoding aminomethyl-transferring glycine dehydrogenase, with protein sequence MSIVEPHSTSPANHLGDADPQSRLDFVDGFIRRHIGPSESEITEMLSLLGFGSLDELSDATVPKEIRLDHELDIPTPRGEHEFLSSLKLIAEKNKVYRSCIGMGYTGTITPPVILRNVLENPGWYTQYTPYQAEIAQGRLEALLNFQTMIAELTSLPLAGASLLDEATAAAEAMGMCFSIASNKKNGFWASDDCHPQTLALLQTRATCLGIDLKVGPTRDIDFSYGDGGLCGVLVQYPTTDGRIEDHRELAAQAKQHGALVVASADILALTILTPPGEWGADICVGSAQRFGVSMGLGGPHAAFISTHEKFARKLPGRIIGVSKDAKGNRALRMAIQTREQHIRRDKATSNICTAQALLAIINSFYGVYHGPEGLRQIARRTQGYASALVKGLERLGHGTLDAGPVFDTIRIRLGKGRVHAARQVADAARERNINLREYADGTLGVTLDEATDRALVADLLAAFNFGHYTGFDIDELMAEAEAEGMLDFGSLTRSSEFMKQEVFNVYHSETKLLRYLFKLMSRDLSLAHSMIPLGSCTMKLNATSEMIPVTWPEFSELHPFAPDTQWRGYTQMFRELERWLCEVTGFAAVSLQPNAGAQGEFAGLLVIRAYHEHMAKKEGRENIRNVCLIPTSAHGTNPASAVMAGMKVVAIQCNERGDIDVDDLKAKAVQYGDRLSALMITYPSTHGVFESTIREVCQCVHDAGGQVYMDGANMNAQVGLTSPGKCGADVCHLNLHKTFCIPHGGGGPGMGPIGVADQLVPFLPGHPVERPDTAGEFAIGPVSAAPYGSPSILTISYVYIAMMGSAGLKKATQVAILNANYMAKRLSGDFDILYTDKNGRVAHEFIVDCRAFEKSAGVKIEDIAKRLMDYGFHGPTMSWPVPGTLMIEPTESESKDELDRFCDAMLSIREEVRAIERGEMDREDNALKHSPHTVHEIGSDQWTHPYSREQAAWPKAWLRDAKFWPTVGRIDNTYGDRNLICTCPSVDEVAEG encoded by the coding sequence ATGAGCATTGTTGAGCCCCATTCGACTTCCCCCGCGAATCATCTCGGGGATGCGGATCCTCAAAGCCGCTTGGATTTTGTCGACGGGTTCATCCGCCGGCATATCGGCCCCTCGGAATCCGAGATCACCGAGATGTTGAGCTTGCTCGGTTTCGGCTCACTCGATGAGCTCAGCGACGCGACCGTTCCCAAGGAAATTCGACTCGATCACGAGCTTGACATTCCGACGCCACGCGGCGAACACGAGTTTCTGTCGTCGTTGAAGCTGATCGCAGAAAAGAACAAGGTCTACCGCTCGTGCATTGGGATGGGCTACACGGGAACCATCACGCCGCCGGTGATCTTGCGCAACGTGTTGGAAAACCCGGGTTGGTACACCCAGTACACGCCCTACCAAGCGGAAATCGCTCAGGGCCGACTCGAAGCACTGTTGAACTTCCAAACCATGATCGCGGAACTGACAAGCTTGCCGCTTGCCGGCGCCAGTTTGTTGGATGAGGCCACCGCGGCTGCGGAAGCGATGGGGATGTGTTTTTCCATCGCTTCGAACAAAAAGAACGGATTTTGGGCGAGTGACGATTGCCACCCGCAAACCTTGGCGCTGCTGCAAACCCGCGCGACTTGTCTCGGCATCGATCTGAAAGTCGGCCCCACGCGCGACATCGATTTTTCCTATGGCGACGGTGGCCTTTGTGGTGTGCTGGTGCAATACCCGACCACCGACGGACGCATTGAAGACCATCGTGAATTGGCCGCTCAAGCGAAGCAGCACGGGGCGTTGGTCGTCGCGTCGGCGGACATCTTGGCGCTGACGATCTTGACGCCTCCGGGCGAGTGGGGAGCGGATATCTGCGTCGGGTCGGCCCAACGTTTTGGCGTTTCGATGGGGCTCGGTGGACCCCATGCGGCCTTCATCTCGACCCATGAAAAATTCGCGCGGAAACTTCCCGGCCGAATCATCGGTGTTTCCAAAGATGCGAAAGGCAACCGAGCACTCCGGATGGCGATCCAAACTCGCGAACAACACATTCGCCGAGATAAGGCAACTAGTAACATCTGCACCGCGCAAGCGTTGTTGGCGATCATCAATTCGTTCTATGGTGTGTACCATGGACCCGAGGGGCTTCGGCAAATCGCCCGACGAACTCAAGGCTATGCGTCGGCGCTTGTGAAGGGACTCGAACGACTTGGCCACGGAACCCTCGACGCCGGCCCCGTGTTCGACACCATTCGCATTCGCTTGGGAAAAGGTCGCGTCCACGCCGCCCGCCAAGTCGCCGATGCGGCTCGAGAGCGAAACATCAATCTGCGAGAGTATGCCGACGGGACACTCGGCGTCACACTGGACGAAGCGACCGACCGAGCCTTGGTTGCGGACTTGTTGGCGGCATTCAACTTCGGTCACTACACCGGATTCGATATCGATGAATTGATGGCCGAAGCGGAAGCCGAGGGCATGCTTGACTTTGGTTCGCTGACGCGCAGCAGCGAGTTTATGAAGCAAGAGGTTTTCAACGTCTATCACAGCGAAACCAAACTGCTGCGTTATCTATTCAAGCTGATGAGCCGCGACTTGTCGCTGGCACATTCGATGATCCCGCTCGGTTCGTGCACCATGAAGTTGAATGCGACCAGCGAGATGATTCCGGTGACGTGGCCCGAGTTTTCTGAATTGCATCCGTTTGCACCGGATACGCAGTGGCGAGGTTACACGCAAATGTTCCGCGAATTGGAACGATGGCTTTGCGAAGTGACCGGGTTTGCCGCTGTCAGCCTGCAACCGAACGCGGGTGCCCAGGGTGAGTTTGCCGGTTTGTTGGTGATCCGAGCCTACCATGAGCACATGGCCAAGAAGGAAGGTCGCGAAAATATCCGCAACGTCTGTCTGATTCCTACCTCGGCGCATGGAACCAATCCGGCATCGGCCGTGATGGCGGGTATGAAGGTCGTTGCGATCCAGTGCAACGAGCGAGGCGATATTGATGTCGACGACTTGAAAGCCAAGGCGGTTCAGTACGGTGATCGATTATCCGCGTTGATGATCACTTACCCCTCGACTCACGGTGTGTTCGAGTCGACGATCCGCGAGGTGTGCCAGTGTGTTCACGACGCGGGGGGCCAGGTCTACATGGATGGTGCGAACATGAACGCTCAAGTTGGTTTGACCAGTCCTGGCAAATGTGGGGCGGACGTTTGCCATTTGAATCTCCATAAAACCTTCTGCATTCCTCACGGTGGTGGCGGACCGGGGATGGGGCCGATCGGCGTTGCGGATCAGCTTGTCCCCTTCCTTCCCGGCCACCCTGTGGAACGTCCCGATACTGCCGGTGAGTTTGCGATTGGCCCCGTGTCCGCTGCCCCCTATGGCAGTCCCAGCATCTTGACCATCAGCTACGTCTACATCGCGATGATGGGATCGGCGGGATTGAAGAAGGCAACGCAAGTGGCGATTTTGAATGCAAACTACATGGCAAAACGATTGAGTGGCGACTTTGACATCTTGTACACCGACAAAAACGGACGAGTTGCGCATGAGTTCATCGTCGATTGTCGGGCGTTTGAAAAGTCGGCGGGCGTCAAGATCGAAGACATCGCGAAGCGGTTGATGGATTACGGATTTCACGGTCCGACGATGTCGTGGCCGGTGCCCGGCACGCTGATGATCGAACCGACCGAAAGCGAATCAAAAGACGAACTCGATCGTTTCTGTGACGCCATGTTATCGATTCGCGAGGAGGTTCGTGCGATTGAGCGTGGCGAGATGGATCGTGAAGACAATGCCTTGAAGCATTCCCCCCACACGGTTCACGAAATCGGCAGTGATCAATGGACGCATCCCTATTCGCGAGAGCAAGCGGCATGGCCCAAGGCGTGGCTGCGAGACGCGAAGTTCTGGCCCACGGTTGGGCGCATCGATAACACCTACGGGGATCGGAATCTGATCTGCACCTGTCCGTCCGTAGACGAGGTCGCCGAGGGCTAG